The Streptomyces sp. CC0208 genome window below encodes:
- a CDS encoding 4-hydroxyphenyl-beta-ketoacyl-CoA hydrolase has product MDIDELVAIDVHTHAEVSSKGHSSLDDDLHDASSAYFKVEGKRRPTLEETAAYYRERKMAAVIFTVDAESATGTAPVPNEEVAEAAAANADVLIPFASIDPFRGKAGVKQARRLVEEYGVKGFKFHPSIQGFFPNDRAVAYDLYEVIEETGTIALFHTGQTGIGAGVPGGGGIRLKYSNPLHADDVAADFPHLKIILAHPSFPWQDEALAVATHKPGVHIDLSGWSPKYFPPQLVQYANTLLKDKVLFGSDFPVLTPDRWLADFAKLSIKDEVKPKILKENAARLLGLTKP; this is encoded by the coding sequence ATGGACATCGACGAGCTGGTCGCCATCGACGTGCACACCCATGCGGAGGTCTCCTCCAAGGGCCATTCCTCCCTGGACGACGACCTGCACGACGCCTCCTCGGCCTACTTCAAGGTCGAGGGCAAGCGGAGGCCGACCCTGGAGGAGACCGCCGCCTACTACCGCGAGCGGAAGATGGCCGCCGTGATCTTCACGGTGGACGCCGAGTCCGCGACCGGCACCGCGCCCGTCCCGAACGAGGAGGTCGCCGAGGCGGCCGCCGCCAACGCCGACGTGCTGATCCCCTTCGCCTCCATCGACCCCTTCCGCGGCAAGGCGGGCGTCAAGCAGGCCCGCCGTCTGGTCGAGGAGTACGGGGTGAAGGGCTTCAAGTTCCACCCCAGCATCCAGGGCTTCTTCCCGAACGACCGCGCGGTGGCGTACGACCTCTACGAGGTGATCGAGGAGACGGGCACGATCGCCCTCTTCCACACGGGCCAGACGGGCATCGGGGCCGGAGTCCCCGGCGGCGGGGGCATCCGCCTCAAGTACTCGAACCCCCTCCACGCGGACGACGTGGCGGCCGACTTCCCGCACCTCAAGATCATCCTGGCGCACCCGTCCTTCCCCTGGCAGGACGAGGCCCTCGCGGTCGCCACCCACAAGCCGGGCGTGCACATCGACCTGTCCGGCTGGTCGCCGAAGTACTTCCCGCCGCAGCTCGTGCAGTACGCGAACACGCTGCTCAAGGACAAGGTCCTCTTCGGCTCCGACTTCCCCGTCCTCACCCCCGACCGCTGGCTCGCCGACTTCGCGAAGCTGTCGATCAAGGATGAGGTGAAGCCGAAGATCCTCAAGGAGAACGCCGCCCGTCTGCTCGGGCTGACCAAGCCATAA
- a CDS encoding PHP domain-containing protein gives MTEQQLPSWADPSVSPTDLDAQGVSRRGLLRRAGLFGAAFALGSATPALAASPRPRFGGDDPRLAYLVGDHHVHSVYSHDAKYTFSQQAKAAAKYGLDWMVFNEHSNFGHANYGAKLEHAEIVKARSENPRQLIFQGLEWYIPAAEHCTVFAAPGPHETDLLTQFELAYDGKLLGYTEGSAGAADTARNEAHAVKAIKWLAEQRRSGYVDDVLVLANHPLRLGIDSPHEMRNWRDAAPEIMIGMEGAPGAQGAAIPGWRSSTSIRGEYENKPSAQSWSGYPADAYLTYGGFDWATATVGGLWDSMLAEGSLFSVTTNSDNHRTVFDTWKNGDWPAGQNFDNTGKLPDPVSTDTPQPGSDFWPGEFSRTHVGVTRYGYRAVMAGLRAGRVWVDHGHLLDGLDVRVKRDCDSGRGVTLGGRLRVRKGERITLYVTVTSASRPNPQGILPELAHVDVIRGAVRGPVSDRDGWQAPDTRVVQTRDVSGRKGTYTLRIPLTAGDESFYVRLRGSDGKRHGTGYLGASVDPHGPIPHDPGNGDPWADTWFYSNPVFVDVTG, from the coding sequence GTGACCGAGCAGCAGCTCCCCTCCTGGGCGGACCCCTCCGTCTCCCCCACCGATCTCGACGCCCAGGGCGTGTCGAGACGTGGACTCCTGCGCCGTGCGGGCCTGTTCGGCGCCGCGTTCGCGCTGGGGTCGGCGACTCCGGCGCTGGCCGCTTCGCCTCGCCCTCGCTTCGGCGGCGACGACCCCCGGCTCGCCTACCTCGTCGGCGACCACCACGTCCACTCCGTCTACAGCCACGACGCCAAGTACACGTTCTCCCAGCAGGCGAAGGCCGCCGCGAAGTACGGCCTCGACTGGATGGTGTTCAACGAGCACTCCAACTTCGGACACGCCAACTACGGCGCCAAGCTGGAGCACGCGGAGATCGTGAAGGCCCGCTCGGAGAACCCGCGCCAGCTGATCTTCCAGGGCCTGGAGTGGTACATCCCGGCCGCCGAGCACTGCACGGTGTTCGCGGCTCCCGGCCCCCACGAGACCGACCTGCTCACCCAGTTCGAGCTCGCCTACGACGGCAAGCTCCTGGGCTACACCGAGGGCTCCGCGGGCGCCGCCGACACCGCCCGCAACGAGGCCCACGCCGTCAAGGCGATCAAGTGGCTGGCGGAGCAGCGCCGTTCGGGCTACGTCGACGACGTCCTCGTCCTCGCCAACCACCCCCTGCGCCTCGGCATCGACTCCCCGCACGAGATGCGCAACTGGCGGGACGCGGCACCCGAGATCATGATCGGCATGGAGGGCGCGCCCGGCGCCCAGGGTGCGGCGATCCCCGGCTGGCGCAGCAGCACGTCGATCCGCGGCGAGTACGAGAACAAGCCCTCGGCCCAGTCCTGGTCGGGCTATCCGGCGGACGCCTATCTGACGTACGGCGGCTTCGACTGGGCGACGGCGACCGTCGGCGGGCTGTGGGACTCGATGCTGGCCGAAGGCAGCCTGTTCTCGGTCACCACGAACTCCGACAACCACCGCACGGTCTTCGACACCTGGAAGAACGGCGACTGGCCGGCCGGCCAGAACTTCGACAACACCGGCAAGCTCCCCGACCCGGTCAGCACCGACACCCCGCAGCCCGGCAGCGACTTCTGGCCGGGCGAGTTCAGCCGCACCCACGTCGGTGTGACCCGGTACGGCTACCGCGCGGTGATGGCGGGCCTGCGCGCGGGCCGGGTCTGGGTGGACCACGGCCATCTGCTCGACGGGCTCGACGTGCGCGTGAAGCGGGACTGCGACTCCGGGCGCGGTGTCACGCTGGGCGGACGGCTGCGGGTCCGCAAGGGCGAGCGGATCACGCTGTACGTGACGGTCACCAGTGCCTCACGTCCCAACCCCCAGGGCATCCTGCCCGAGTTGGCGCACGTGGACGTGATCCGGGGCGCGGTGCGCGGTCCGGTGAGCGACCGGGACGGCTGGCAGGCGCCCGACACCAGGGTCGTGCAGACGAGGGACGTGTCCGGCCGGAAGGGGACGTACACCCTGCGCATCCCGCTGACGGCAGGGGACGAGTCCTTCTACGTCCGGCTGCGCGGCAGCGACGGCAAGCGGCACGGCACGGGCTACCTCGGCGCCTCGGTCGACCCGCACGGCCCGATTCCGCACGATCCCGGCAACGGTGACCCGTGGGCGGACACGTGGTTCTACTCCAACCCCGTCTTCGTGGACGTCACCGGCTGA
- a CDS encoding MaoC family dehydratase, whose product MSVTVNGLDELKKLAGSDLGTSEWIEVTQERIDTFADATGDHQWIHVDPEKAAAGPFGAPIAHGYLTLSLFIPLFTELLDVQGVTTKVNYGLNKVRFPSPVKVGSRIRLVAKLTDVEEVPGGVQITVDGAIEIEGGAKPAAVLQSLSRFYA is encoded by the coding sequence ATGAGCGTCACCGTCAACGGCCTCGACGAACTGAAGAAGCTCGCCGGCAGCGACCTCGGCACCAGCGAGTGGATCGAGGTCACCCAGGAGCGCATCGACACCTTCGCCGACGCCACCGGCGACCACCAGTGGATCCACGTGGACCCCGAGAAGGCGGCGGCGGGCCCCTTCGGCGCCCCCATCGCGCACGGCTATCTCACCCTGTCCCTGTTCATCCCGCTCTTCACCGAGCTCCTTGACGTCCAGGGCGTCACCACGAAGGTCAACTACGGCCTGAACAAGGTCCGTTTCCCCTCCCCGGTGAAGGTGGGCTCCCGCATCCGCCTCGTCGCCAAGCTGACGGATGTCGAGGAGGTGCCGGGCGGTGTCCAGATCACCGTCGACGGGGCGATAGAGATCGAGGGCGGCGCCAAGCCGGCGGCGGTGCTGCAGAGCCTTTCCCGGTTCTACGCCTAG
- a CDS encoding glycoside hydrolase family 2 TIM barrel-domain containing protein — protein MTDAPRGPRPADPLLALRPWEAPEVTSWGRLPMNAVDRRSGALPLDGDWRFQLLPTPDAPVGGAWSSSHVPGVWTMQGTDDLPQYLNVRMPFPEFPPHSPAANPTGVYERAVDVPAEWAGRRIVLQVGAAESVLLVHVDGQPVGMSKDSHLAAEFDLTGRVRAGTRSVVRLTVVKWSDASHIEDQDQWWHGGITRSVLLYATDELHLSDVTVRASFDGSLRVDCRVRDTGGALPEGWYVSGELDGRLLTQDAEFDRFNREDERVSDFLGEARLTATVPDVRTWNAETPELYDLTVRLHRADGTAADTSRHRIGFRDVEITGRDLLVNGERVFIRGVNRHDFHPLTGRTVSYDDLRADLVTLKRFGFNAIRTSHYPGDPALYDLADELGFYVVDEADIESHDHAHEIADDPRYLNAFVDRVSRMVLRDRNHPSVIVWSLGNESDYGANHDAAAGWVRRHDPTRPVQYEGAAKLDWAATGDATDIACPMYASLEECVDHALSGRQTKPLIWCEYSHAMGNSNGTLADHWAAIESTPGLQGGFIWEFWDHGILQRVNDGRPVGRGGVGLYDNGVAAPGHRWAYGGDFGEALHDGAFIADGVVFPDRTPKPVMYEHREIAAPVRIECFRHEGIVLGNHQHFRGLAWLAGEWELSLADGRTLTAPAELPDLRPGETAAVPLPFTLPEDGGEAWLTLRVTTAADEPWAPRGTVLCVPQVRLREAVPQAPTASQNRSVEVDDDGLLVHPLLTSAPTLSLWRAPTDNDELGGMAPRWRDWGLDALVRKVTDVRRTPGRVTVQAEYACEAGVVRHAQVFTAVEGGVHVEESAELPEQLDDVARVGCVFETVAGLDLMEWYGQGPWESYPDRAFGAPVGHHAVPVDELFTPYLRPQESGGRHGVRHFTLSAPDATGLAVALDEPRQVGVSRYRAADLTAVAHHDELVPGAGCVVHIDAAHRGLGTASCGPDTFASYRVAPGVHRWSWTLRAL, from the coding sequence ATGACCGACGCACCCCGCGGACCCCGCCCCGCCGATCCCCTCCTCGCCCTGCGCCCCTGGGAGGCGCCCGAGGTGACCTCCTGGGGTCGGCTGCCCATGAACGCCGTCGACCGGCGCTCCGGAGCACTCCCCCTGGACGGCGACTGGCGTTTCCAGTTGCTGCCCACTCCGGACGCGCCGGTCGGCGGTGCCTGGTCCTCCTCACACGTCCCCGGTGTCTGGACGATGCAGGGCACCGACGACCTCCCGCAGTACCTCAACGTCCGCATGCCGTTCCCGGAGTTCCCGCCGCACTCCCCCGCCGCCAACCCGACAGGGGTCTACGAGCGTGCGGTGGACGTCCCCGCCGAGTGGGCCGGACGCCGGATCGTCCTCCAGGTCGGGGCCGCCGAGAGCGTGCTCCTCGTGCACGTGGACGGGCAGCCCGTCGGGATGTCCAAGGACTCCCACCTGGCGGCCGAGTTCGACCTGACGGGACGGGTGCGCGCCGGCACGCGGAGCGTCGTACGGCTGACCGTGGTCAAGTGGTCGGACGCCTCGCACATCGAGGACCAGGACCAGTGGTGGCACGGCGGGATCACCCGCTCGGTGCTGCTGTACGCGACGGATGAGCTGCATCTGTCCGACGTGACCGTGCGGGCCTCCTTCGACGGCTCGTTGCGGGTCGACTGCCGGGTGCGGGACACGGGTGGGGCGCTGCCCGAGGGGTGGTACGTCAGCGGGGAGCTGGACGGCCGACTGCTGACGCAGGACGCGGAGTTCGACCGGTTCAACCGGGAGGACGAGCGGGTCTCGGACTTCCTGGGCGAGGCACGTCTGACCGCGACGGTCCCGGACGTCCGGACCTGGAACGCCGAGACGCCCGAGCTGTACGACCTCACCGTCCGGCTGCACCGCGCCGACGGCACGGCAGCCGACACCTCACGGCACCGGATCGGCTTCCGGGACGTCGAGATCACCGGCCGGGATCTGCTGGTCAACGGCGAGCGGGTCTTCATCCGGGGCGTCAACCGGCACGACTTCCACCCGCTGACCGGGCGGACCGTGTCGTACGACGACCTGCGCGCGGACCTGGTCACGCTGAAGCGGTTCGGGTTCAACGCGATCCGCACCTCCCACTACCCCGGCGATCCCGCCCTCTACGACCTCGCCGACGAGCTCGGCTTCTACGTCGTCGACGAGGCGGACATCGAGTCGCACGACCACGCCCACGAGATCGCCGACGACCCGCGCTACCTGAACGCCTTCGTGGACCGGGTCTCGCGGATGGTGCTGCGGGACAGGAACCACCCGTCGGTCATCGTCTGGTCACTGGGCAACGAGTCCGACTACGGGGCGAACCACGACGCGGCCGCCGGCTGGGTGCGCCGCCACGATCCGACGCGGCCGGTCCAGTACGAGGGCGCCGCCAAGCTCGACTGGGCGGCGACCGGCGACGCCACCGACATCGCCTGCCCCATGTACGCCTCGCTGGAGGAGTGCGTGGACCACGCCCTCTCCGGGCGGCAGACCAAGCCGCTCATCTGGTGCGAGTACTCGCACGCCATGGGCAACAGCAACGGCACGCTCGCGGACCATTGGGCGGCCATCGAGTCAACGCCGGGTCTTCAGGGCGGGTTCATCTGGGAGTTCTGGGACCACGGCATTCTGCAGCGTGTGAACGACGGCAGACCGGTCGGACGTGGGGGCGTCGGGCTCTATGACAACGGTGTCGCCGCGCCCGGACATCGCTGGGCGTACGGCGGCGACTTCGGCGAGGCCCTGCACGACGGCGCCTTCATCGCGGACGGCGTGGTCTTCCCGGACCGCACGCCCAAGCCGGTGATGTACGAGCACCGGGAGATCGCGGCACCGGTGCGCATCGAGTGCTTCCGGCACGAGGGCATCGTGCTCGGCAACCACCAGCACTTCCGGGGTCTGGCCTGGCTGGCCGGAGAGTGGGAGCTGTCCCTGGCCGACGGCCGCACCCTGACCGCGCCCGCCGAGCTGCCCGATCTGCGGCCCGGGGAGACGGCGGCGGTGCCGCTGCCGTTCACACTGCCCGAGGACGGCGGTGAGGCGTGGCTGACGCTGCGGGTGACCACGGCCGCGGACGAGCCCTGGGCCCCGCGCGGGACGGTGCTGTGCGTGCCGCAGGTGCGGTTGCGGGAGGCGGTGCCGCAAGCACCGACGGCTTCGCAGAATCGTTCCGTCGAGGTCGACGACGACGGTCTCCTGGTCCACCCCCTGCTCACCTCCGCTCCCACGCTCTCCCTGTGGCGGGCGCCCACCGACAACGACGAGCTCGGCGGAATGGCACCGCGCTGGCGCGACTGGGGGCTCGACGCGCTGGTGCGCAAGGTCACCGACGTACGGCGGACTCCCGGTCGGGTCACCGTCCAGGCCGAGTACGCCTGCGAGGCCGGAGTCGTGCGCCATGCGCAGGTCTTCACGGCCGTCGAGGGCGGGGTCCACGTCGAGGAGTCCGCGGAGCTGCCGGAGCAGCTCGACGACGTGGCACGGGTCGGCTGCGTGTTCGAGACGGTCGCCGGGCTCGACCTGATGGAGTGGTACGGACAGGGCCCCTGGGAGTCGTATCCGGACCGCGCCTTCGGGGCTCCGGTCGGCCATCACGCGGTGCCCGTGGACGAGTTGTTCACCCCCTATCTGCGCCCGCAGGAGAGCGGCGGCCGGCACGGGGTCCGGCACTTCACGCTCTCCGCGCCGGACGCCACCGGCCTCGCGGTCGCCCTGGACGAACCACGCCAGGTCGGTGTGAGCCGGTACCGCGCGGCGGACCTCACCGCTGTGGCGCACCACGACGAACTCGTCCCCGGGGCGGGCTGTGTGGTGCACATCGACGCGGCCCACCGCGGCCTCGGCACCGCCTCGTGCGGCCCCGACACCTTCGCCTCCTATCGCGTCGCGCCGGGCGTCCATCGCTGGAGCTGGACCCTGCGCGCGCTCTGA
- a CDS encoding alkaline phosphatase family protein yields MSHDIGKVLVVGMDGLRYDLLTRSPAVAPVLHGLMATGTHGTSLLPYGEADGQAPDGPSTSMAYTDSGPGWSSVLTGVWPDRHGVRGNDFAGADYGRYPDFLSRAVAARRGLRTAAVVSWPELIRRGTLGPAIGRRVRYDGETDGYGTADRLVARTAERWIGQDDPDAVFVYFGATDEAAHAMGPHSLAYDRALLTQDTHLGWLLAAIDARRSDPARARERWTVLVTTDHGHLDTGGHGGDTHAEREVFVVLAEPGMPGGTRLDTPRLIDIAPTVLDRLGIPVDPAWGLQGRVLHGHGRSCHIPSPPTPPPTSERS; encoded by the coding sequence GTGAGCCACGACATCGGCAAGGTCCTCGTGGTGGGCATGGACGGGCTGCGCTACGACCTGCTCACCCGCTCCCCGGCCGTGGCACCCGTACTGCACGGGCTCATGGCGACGGGCACCCACGGCACCAGCCTGCTGCCCTACGGCGAGGCGGACGGCCAGGCCCCGGACGGGCCGTCCACCAGCATGGCCTACACCGACTCCGGGCCCGGCTGGTCGAGCGTGCTGACCGGGGTGTGGCCCGACCGGCACGGCGTGCGCGGCAACGACTTCGCCGGTGCCGACTACGGCCGCTACCCCGACTTCCTGAGCCGGGCCGTCGCCGCCCGGCGCGGGCTGCGCACCGCGGCCGTGGTGTCCTGGCCGGAGCTGATCCGGCGCGGCACCCTCGGCCCCGCCATCGGCCGCCGGGTGCGCTACGACGGCGAGACGGACGGCTACGGCACCGCGGACCGCCTCGTCGCCCGCACCGCCGAGCGCTGGATCGGCCAGGACGATCCCGACGCCGTGTTCGTGTACTTCGGCGCCACCGACGAGGCCGCCCACGCCATGGGCCCGCACAGCCTCGCCTACGACCGGGCCCTGCTCACCCAGGACACCCACCTCGGTTGGCTCCTCGCGGCCATCGACGCCCGGCGCTCGGACCCCGCCCGCGCGCGGGAGCGCTGGACCGTGCTGGTCACCACGGACCACGGGCACCTCGACACCGGCGGCCACGGCGGCGACACCCACGCCGAGCGCGAGGTGTTCGTCGTCCTGGCCGAGCCCGGCATGCCCGGCGGGACCCGGCTCGACACCCCGCGTCTCATCGACATCGCCCCCACCGTCCTGGACCGGCTCGGCATCCCCGTCGACCCGGCCTGGGGCCTGCAGGGCCGGGTCCTGCACGGCCACGGACGGTCCTGCCACATCCCGTCACCACCCACCCCGCCACCGACTTCGGAACGGTCATGA
- a CDS encoding long-chain fatty acid--CoA ligase: MRNEGLGSWPARRARKTPHRTALIHGDTTFTYAALHTRVTRLAHALRARGIRRGDRIAYLGPNHPSYLETLFAAGTLGAVFVPLNTRLAGPEIGYQLSDSGARALVYSPSHAGLVAGLPGSTDVRTYVEVGAEYEQLLADPPAEPIDEPVAPDDTCIIMYTSGTTGRPKGAMLTHGNLTWNAINVLVDTDLIADERALVSAPLFHTAGLNMLTLPVLLKGGTCVLVEAFDPNATFDLIEQHRITFMFGVPTMFEQVARHPRWADADLSSLRILTCGGSPVSTPLIAAYQERGLTFLQGYGMTEASPGTLFLDAEHAISKAGSAGVPHFFSDVRVVRPDLAPVDTGETGEVVLRGPHVMPGYWGLPEETAASFADGWFRSGDAARVDEDGYVFIVDRIKDMIISGGENIYPAEIEDLLLGHPDIAECAVIGVPDDKWGEVPRAVVVPREGAVPDPDEVLASLAGRLAKYKIPKSVVVADELPRTASGKLLKSRVRKRYGSNS, encoded by the coding sequence ATGCGCAACGAGGGACTGGGTTCGTGGCCCGCACGCCGGGCCCGCAAGACCCCGCACCGCACCGCCCTGATCCACGGCGACACGACGTTCACGTACGCCGCACTGCACACCCGCGTCACCCGCCTCGCGCACGCCCTGCGCGCCCGGGGCATCCGACGCGGCGACCGGATCGCCTACCTGGGGCCGAACCACCCCTCCTACCTGGAGACGCTGTTCGCGGCCGGCACCCTCGGCGCGGTCTTCGTCCCCCTCAACACCCGTCTCGCCGGGCCGGAGATCGGCTACCAGCTCTCCGACTCCGGGGCCAGGGCGCTGGTCTACAGCCCCTCGCACGCGGGGCTGGTCGCCGGACTGCCGGGCAGCACCGACGTCCGTACGTACGTCGAAGTGGGTGCCGAGTACGAGCAGTTGCTCGCCGATCCACCGGCCGAGCCGATCGACGAGCCGGTCGCGCCCGACGACACCTGCATCATCATGTACACCTCGGGCACGACAGGACGTCCCAAGGGCGCCATGCTCACCCACGGCAACCTGACGTGGAACGCGATCAACGTCCTTGTCGACACCGACCTGATCGCCGACGAACGCGCCCTGGTCTCCGCCCCGTTGTTCCACACGGCGGGCCTGAACATGCTGACGCTGCCGGTGCTGCTGAAGGGCGGCACCTGCGTCCTCGTCGAGGCCTTCGACCCCAACGCCACCTTCGACCTGATCGAACAGCACCGGATCACCTTCATGTTCGGGGTGCCGACGATGTTCGAGCAGGTGGCGCGGCATCCGCGCTGGGCCGACGCGGACCTGTCCTCGCTACGGATCCTGACCTGCGGCGGCTCCCCGGTGTCGACCCCTCTCATCGCCGCCTACCAGGAGCGCGGGCTGACCTTCCTCCAGGGCTACGGCATGACCGAGGCCTCGCCCGGGACCCTGTTCCTGGACGCCGAGCACGCCATCAGCAAGGCGGGTTCGGCGGGTGTGCCGCACTTCTTCAGCGACGTCCGGGTGGTGCGGCCGGACCTGGCACCCGTCGACACCGGCGAGACCGGCGAGGTCGTGCTCCGCGGCCCGCACGTCATGCCCGGCTACTGGGGGCTGCCCGAGGAGACCGCGGCCTCCTTCGCGGACGGCTGGTTCCGCAGCGGGGACGCGGCCCGGGTCGACGAGGACGGATACGTCTTCATCGTCGACCGCATCAAGGACATGATCATCTCGGGTGGCGAGAACATCTACCCCGCCGAGATCGAGGACCTGCTCCTCGGTCACCCGGACATCGCCGAGTGCGCGGTCATCGGCGTCCCGGACGACAAGTGGGGCGAGGTGCCGCGGGCGGTCGTCGTCCCCCGCGAGGGCGCCGTGCCCGACCCCGACGAGGTCCTGGCCTCCCTGGCCGGACGGCTCGCCAAGTACAAGATCCCCAAGTCGGTGGTGGTCGCGGACGAACTCCCGCGCACCGCCTCCGGAAAGCTCCTCAAGTCCCGGGTGCGCAAGCGCTACGGCTCCAACTCTTAG
- a CDS encoding LamG-like jellyroll fold domain-containing protein has translation MCTSHDHPQAEAAQAGAARRSFLRATALLGAAATAGVALPTVAEAASGASWRPDTESRRFTLAVMPDTQYLFDGPSIDKAPFDASLRYLLEHGKDENIVFLSHLGDLTQNGAAPEFAAIGDAFRLLDRRGVGYSVLAGNHDVKSSTTDQRGATPYLDVFGPDRFKGHRTFGGASADGYNTYHLFRAAGREWMVLALDWRLSDKGYAWAKSVLAAHPKTPVILTTHELVVEDDSLSEYGQQLWDQLVKDHDQIFLTLNGHYWPAGRATRTNTAGNDVHLHLTNYQNRYFGGAAMIRLYRFDLDRGVIDVETVSPWILGRAKKGLNELERQEIELSGDADRFSVEIDFASRFAGFDPVPARPARPVSKMLIPGTAAYWRFDAAVSGTVRDLSGRGNDLTVVSVGGGSLGWSADHHPDQPGHGSLEFQGYKSPLKGAYLQTVDKAPINSAVFKDGYTIEVFYRMPADWDPDHNAWAGLVSRRGTGGAAGKTGDDPDEPLATLSLSNDREPQWAMRPLNQQGIATNWGQETPLETWWHLAVVNDGRHTTLYVQGCPVVRNPKASAVGITSVGLPWLVGGYTYADKIDQIFHGRLGDVRIVSRALPVSSFMTH, from the coding sequence GTGTGCACTTCGCATGACCACCCTCAGGCCGAGGCCGCGCAGGCCGGTGCCGCAAGACGCAGTTTCCTGCGCGCGACGGCGCTGCTGGGCGCGGCCGCCACAGCAGGGGTCGCACTGCCCACGGTGGCCGAGGCCGCCTCGGGTGCGTCCTGGCGTCCCGACACCGAGAGCCGGCGGTTCACGCTGGCCGTCATGCCCGACACCCAGTACCTCTTCGACGGGCCGAGCATCGACAAGGCCCCCTTCGATGCCTCGCTGCGGTATCTCCTGGAGCACGGCAAGGACGAGAACATCGTCTTCCTGTCCCACCTCGGCGACCTCACCCAGAACGGTGCGGCGCCCGAGTTCGCCGCGATCGGCGACGCGTTCAGGCTGCTGGACCGGCGCGGGGTCGGCTACAGCGTCCTCGCGGGCAACCACGACGTGAAGTCGTCCACCACCGACCAGCGCGGTGCGACACCGTACCTGGACGTGTTCGGTCCCGACCGCTTCAAGGGCCACAGGACGTTCGGGGGCGCCTCCGCGGACGGCTACAACACGTACCACCTGTTCAGGGCCGCGGGCCGCGAGTGGATGGTGCTCGCCCTGGACTGGCGGCTGTCGGACAAGGGCTACGCCTGGGCGAAGAGCGTCCTGGCCGCCCACCCGAAGACCCCGGTGATCCTGACCACGCACGAGCTGGTCGTCGAGGACGACAGCCTCTCGGAGTACGGTCAGCAGTTGTGGGACCAGCTGGTCAAGGACCACGACCAGATCTTCCTCACTCTCAACGGCCACTACTGGCCCGCCGGCCGGGCGACCCGCACGAACACGGCGGGCAACGACGTCCACCTGCACCTGACGAACTACCAGAACCGGTACTTCGGCGGGGCGGCCATGATCCGCCTGTACCGCTTCGACCTCGACCGTGGCGTGATCGACGTGGAGACGGTCTCCCCGTGGATCCTCGGCCGGGCCAAGAAGGGCCTCAACGAGCTGGAGCGGCAGGAGATCGAACTCAGCGGCGACGCCGACCGGTTCTCGGTCGAGATCGACTTCGCGTCGCGGTTCGCCGGCTTCGATCCGGTGCCCGCGCGTCCTGCGCGCCCGGTGTCGAAGATGCTGATACCGGGGACGGCCGCGTACTGGCGGTTCGATGCGGCGGTCTCCGGCACGGTCCGCGACCTCTCGGGCCGTGGCAACGACCTCACCGTGGTGTCGGTGGGCGGCGGCTCGCTGGGCTGGTCCGCGGACCACCACCCCGACCAGCCCGGCCACGGCAGCCTGGAGTTCCAGGGCTACAAGTCGCCGCTGAAGGGCGCCTATCTGCAGACGGTCGACAAGGCGCCGATCAACTCGGCGGTGTTCAAGGACGGTTACACCATCGAGGTGTTCTACCGCATGCCCGCCGACTGGGACCCGGACCACAACGCCTGGGCGGGACTGGTCAGTCGACGGGGAACCGGCGGCGCCGCGGGCAAGACCGGCGACGACCCCGACGAGCCGCTCGCCACGTTGTCGCTCTCCAACGACCGGGAGCCGCAGTGGGCCATGCGGCCGCTCAACCAGCAGGGCATCGCGACCAACTGGGGCCAGGAGACACCGCTGGAGACCTGGTGGCACCTCGCCGTCGTCAACGACGGCAGGCACACCACCCTGTACGTCCAGGGCTGCCCGGTGGTCCGCAATCCGAAGGCGTCCGCCGTCGGCATCACCTCGGTCGGACTGCCGTGGCTGGTGGGCGGCTACACCTACGCCGACAAGATCGACCAGATCTTCCACGGACGGCTCGGCGACGTCCGGATCGTCTCGCGGGCGCTGCCCGTCTCGTCCTTCATGACCCACTGA